AATGTAACGTAAGGCTTTGACTTGTCCCTTTTCGATGATGACTTTTCCTGCTAATCCAACTCTGTGTCCTCCCTCTACGGTGATATAGCCTCTTTTCAACTCTTCCTCTAATGTATAAAAGGAATAATCACTTAATTCATTTAAAAGTTGAGTACGATCATTTTGAGAGAAGCGGTAGGAGAACAAATAAGATTTCCCCGATGATATCATTTCGACAGGTCGATTAATTCTTAACCTTATTTCTTCTATTCTATTAAGCAAAGGCTGAGAGAAATGCTCCATTTCTTTTACTAGCTCTTTTGGTAATAATTTGAGCACCTCTTCCACACGCAATCCTCCTGTTCATTCTGGACTTGTTGAACAACCTCTTTTAGGCTTGTTTACTTTAAATGTATGCTACTCCACCCTTATTATGACCGTTAGAATCTTTAAAGTTAGTGATAGATCATATAACATGATATACTTTTCAATTAGCTAGGAAGGAGGATTTGATTTGAAAAAGACAAAAATTTTATTTTGTGGGGCAGGACGTATGGCTACTGCCATCATTTCACGGCTATATATGAATACTTCTTTTGAAATTGTTGTAACGAACCGAACAGATAAAGAAAGACTTGATTGGCTAGAGAAAGAATATAACGTTCAGTCTGTATCGCATTGGAAAGAAGCGATTCATGATTCAGACGTTATCATTCTTGCCATTCCACCAGATATACACAATGAAGTATTATCTGAAATGAACAGTTATATTAATGGTCAATTGATCGTAACAGTTGCTGGAGGTTTTGGTGTCAAAGCATTAGAGAAGGCTTTACCTGAAAAGACTCCAGCCGCTTGGGTGATGCCAAATACCGCGGCTAAACTTGGCGAGTCCATTACCCTTTATACATGTGGTGACGATGTATCGTTAAAAGAAAGAAAGATCCTTAAAGATATTCTTTCCTCAATTGGAGAGTATGAAGAATTTTCAGAAGAACAGGTCAAGAACTTAACAGCGATAACAGGTAGTGCACCTGCCTTCGTTTATTATTTTGCTGAGGCGCTTGTCGAATCAGCCATGTCTTATGGAGTTGAAAAAGATAAAGCAGAAAAGCTTGTCGCTCAAATGATTCATGGTTCTTCTCTTATGCTCAAAAAAGAGCTTAATCCAGTCATGTTACGAGATCAAGTTTCTTCCCCTGGTGGTTCAACATCCGCGGGAATTGACTCTCTACAAAATGATTTGTATAAAAGTATAGTTCACCGTGCCATTACCGAAACAACACGTAAAGCAAAAAAAATAGACAAAGATGAAAAATAGACAAAAAGCAGCCAAAAATAAGGCTGCTTTTGTTTTAAAATAGTTTTGAGAACACACTCACCATCATTATTTTATATAAATATTAGAGCTTATTCCAACATGATTTGATGGCCAAAGACCGGTTCGCGTTCTAGAAGACAAATCAATTCCTACTCTTGAAATACTTTTTATGTTTATATCTTTTTTGTTTCTATAGAAAATATAAATATCTCGTCTTGACAAAGTTGAATTAACATTTAAAAGATCATAGGTCTGACTAGAAGTAAAACCTTTATTTTTTCTTATTTGGCTCCATGCATCAATAAACCCATCATCTAACAACCTTGCGTACTCGGCAGAATCAGGTGAAAATTGCAAATCACCCGTTAGGAGTGCTGGTAACGCTGTATTAAGCGGTCCTCCCAATAATTCATTGATCTGTTCCATGATACTAACAGTCACAAAAGCTAGCTGAGTATTAATGATCCGTACCGTTTTTCCGTTCCTTGATACATCGATGGAAGAGTACGCAGCAAATGGATTATCTGTAAAAGTTTTAGAAACAATATTCGTTATTTTAATGTCTGCTCCTTTACGAACCAAAAAAACATCAAAATCTCTTAAACGAACTCGATTACCATTGGTTGATGGATAAGATTCATCTGCTTTTCCGGCAACTGTTACAAGTTCATAAGGAACGTTCATCTTTTTTTTAACGTGCAAAGTAATATATTTAAGAAGTCCGTTACTACTTTTGACGCTTTTGTTCCTTGAGGTGGAGAAAGAGTCCAGATTGCTACTTCTTGCAAGCCAATAATGTCTGGATTAATTTCTTTTATCTGTTTTGCAATTGCTCTTGCTCTTACTGGAAAATTCGTAGCTGAAAATTGTCGGTAAACTTCTTCCGTGATTTTAGGAAGCTCTTCCTTAGTTGGTGGGGGGAAAAACAACGGTACAATATTTGCTCCTAAATAAAGGTTCCATGTTAAAAAATTTAAATTAAATCCTTTTTGTATCATTAAATCCTCCTTAATAGAGTTCGATTTTGCATTCTTTTATATAATATGTGGTAGTTAACAAAAGGGGGGTGGACGTGTGCGGATTATTCGAAGAATTAGGTACACATTTTTAGATCTATTTTTATTTTGATGCAACTATTTTTTTATTTACAGCCAATTACCATATATCACTCTCAACTCCTATTTCCCCAATCTATGGGGATGACTAGCCTTAAAAATAAAAGTTAAAAGCAAATACTCACACTAAAATCAAGGTGGGTTTTTTCCATTGGTGTATTCGTCTAAGCAAAATAATTAATGTTACATAAAATAAAATTTATAAAAATAGGAGGTAAAAAAAACTGTATATGGATTCATCAACATCAAGTTCAATATGGAATTGATGTTGTTGTTGTTAAATCGGAAACACAACTATCAGTTTCACTCTGGCGGTCTTAAATGAGGAAGCAGAAGCGTTGGAACGAGGTTTACAAATTCAATTTACTTTTACAGACCCTAATGCTCTTGATGACATCGATATTCTCGCCGTCATTGATGCAGAACAAACACCAATTGAGTTCGAGAATGTTTTTTCAGGTCAGACCTAGGCGTGGTTGAACCTAATACAAGTCTAACAACATTGAGTAAGAAAATTTCAAAGTTGTTTTGTTCGTGTTTTTTGTTTGTTTTTTTTAGTTATGAAATTGATTTTCTTTTGAGCATAATAATAAAAAAAGGGTTTATAGTGCGTGTTCAAAAAGTAGGGGGAAAAGGGCCGAGAAGAACGAGGCGACGAAGCTACGAGCACCATAGTGTACGTACAGATGGCGGATCACAGGCTAAAAGCAACCACGTCGTGTGGTTAACGCCTGAGCTATCACATCGTGTGCGTCGAAGGAGCGTAAAAGCAATCCAACAAAGTTATTCAACCGACATTTTTTCAGGACTTTTTGAACAACCTCTTATAATGAATAGATTTTTTAAACTTCACATTAAAAACCGACTCGTTCTCTTTTACCAAAAAGAATGCGAGTCGGTCTATTTGATTGATCACTATGCTCTTGAAACGTAAGAACCGTCTGTTGTGTTAATAATCAAAACATCCCCTTCGTTAACGAAGAAAGGAACGTTAACAGACAAGCCTGTTTCTACTATTGCTGGCTTAGAACCACCGGAAGCTGTATCTCCTTTAATTCCAGGTTCTGTTTCTGTGACCGTTAATTCAACTGTGTTAGGTAACTCCACTCCTAACGTTTCCGCTTCATACATCATAATGGAAACTTCCATGTTTTCCTTTAAAAACTTTAACTCATATTCTATTTGATCTGCTGGCAATTCAATTTGCTCATAGTTGTTCATATCCATGAACACATGCATATTGCCATTAGCATATAAATATTGCATTTTTCTCGTATCAATTTGAGTTTTCCTACTTTTTCACCTGCACGGAACGTTTTTTCTTGAATCGCACCTGTACGGAGATTGCGAAGCTTGGAACGAACAAATGCTGCTCCTTTTCCTGGTTTCACGTGTTGAAAATCAAGTACTCGCCAAATCCCTCCATCTACTTCAATTGTTAATCCCGTTCTAAAATCATTTACAGATATCATGTTAAAATAATCCTCCTAAAATCTATTTACAGTATAATTAACTCTTTTGGTGAATGTGATAACGATTCGTTGCCACTCTCGGTTATCACCGTATCGTCTTCGATTCGAACACCACCTATACCAGGAATATAGATTCCTGGTTCAACCGTAACAACCATCCCCGGAACTAATTCTTCATCTGAACGACTAGAAAGACCCGGTCCTTCATGAACTTCCATACCTAGTCCATGACCAGTTGAATGTCCAAAATAGTCACCATAACCCATTTCAGTTATGTAATCCCTTGTAATCGCATCCGCTTGCTTGCCTGTTAAACCAGGTTTAATTTCCTGCATGCCTTTTAGTTGAGCATTTAAAACGACATCATAGATTTCACGCAATTTTTCGTTTGGTTCACCAACAGCCACTGTTCGTGTAATGTCAGAACAATACCCTTTATAGTAGGCTCCAAAATCGAGTGTCACAAACTCTCCCGACTGAATGGTCTTATCACTTGCAACCCCATGAGGAAGCGCGGAACGATGACCAGAAGCAACAATTTTATCAAACGAGGAAGAAACAGCTCCGTTTTTGCGCATAAAAAATTCTAACTCATTTGATACATCCGTTTCTTTTACACCCGGTTTTATGTATGACAAAATATGATCAAAAGCATCATCTGCTATTTGTACAGCTTCCTTTAATATCTTAATCTCTGCCTCAGACTTAATCAAGCGTAACTTTTCCACCGCTTTTGAAACCGGAGCAAATTGAATATCTTCCATTTCCTCTTTGTAGGCTGAGTAAGTCGCATAGTTAAGTGAATCTTGTTCGAATCCTAATTTTTTAATGCCTGTTTTACCAATAAATTTTGCTACTTCTTTTATAAGAGATTGCTTATGTTCTATGATTTCATACCCTTTTACTTGTTCAGTAGCTTGCTCCATGTAGCGAAAGTCTGTAATAAAAGCTGCATGGTTTTTTGTAATAATTGCCACACCTGATGATCCTGTAAACCCCGTCATATATTGACAATTATAAGAATTCGTAATTAATAACCCCTCTACTTCTAACTCATCTAGGCGCGTTCTTAATCTTTCTAACTTCATTTATTTACTCCCCCTATTCTATTTTTCAGTGCTAATACGGCTAACTTATATCCATAAAAACCCAAACCTATAATTTGGCCAACCGTTACAGGTGCTGTAACAGACTGATGCCGAAATTCTTCTCTGGCATGAATATTAGATAGATGTACTTCAATGACTGGGATAGAAATGCTTGCGATAGCATCACGAATCGCAATGCTATAGTGTGTATACGCTCCAGGATTGATAACCACACCATCAAAAAGCTCTTCACTTTCATGTATCTTATCAATGAGAATCCCTTCTACATTCGATTGAAAAAAAGCAATTTGACATTGATTCGATTTTGCAAACTGCCTGAGTTCTTTTTCTAAATCTATTAACGTTTTTGCACCATAATGATTCGGTTCTCGAACACCTAACCTATTTAAATTAGGACCATTAATTACCAAAAACTCACTCACCCAATTGCTACCTCCTGAAAAAGAAAAAAGTAGAATGCACAGATAAGAACATTCTACCATACTCTATTTGCATTCTCATTATTGTTCCACTTCTTTTCCTTGATGATTTTGAATTTCATTCGCTTCAAAAGAGATAGAATAACCTACAAAGACGCCAAAAAGTAAATAGGTGCAAATAGTTGTTACATTCGTATTAATCCCTATTTTTGTAATCGGCTCCATATCTGGAAATAACGGCTTTAATACAATGAAAACAAAGCCCCATAATACAAGCCCATACATTGCACCGACCCATATAGACTGAAACCTTTTTAACGTTACATAGTACAATAATGCAACTAAAATACTAACTAATCCAATCGCTAGAATTCCTAACAAGTGCCCCAGTGTTTCATATTTCCAATCACCAACGGCAAAGGGAATAAGAATCATATTGGGACCAATTGACGTAAAATTAAAAATATGCGCAACATAAGCTAAAAAACTCCAAAAGACACCACCAAAAAAACCAGTAATCATCACACGGCTAACAAACGATAAAGGTGGCTCTTGTTTATTTTGCTCAAGCTGACCTTCCTGCTTTCCTTTTTCACGACTTTTTTGAACTTCTTGTTGATTGGTCATATGTAGTCACCTCACAAATAGTATGTCCGAAAAAAAGACGAGCATGACAGTAGATAAAAATGACTATTTTACAATTTATTTGTCCATACTATAGGTTATAAGCATCGAAACTACCAAAAGAATAAAAGGATTATTTACTAGAGGTTTACAGAAAACTCTTGTAGAATATATACTATTAAGATTCATATAATCTAACTTAGAACCTTTAAGTGCGTGTTCAAAAAGTAGGGAGAAAAGGGCCGAGAAGAACGAGGCGACTCCTTAAAGGAACGCAGGCTAAGTTCAGTCACGTCCTGTGTCAACGCCTGCGCTAGCCCGTCCTGGGCATCGAAGCACCACAGTGTACGTTCAGATGACGGATCACAGGCTAAAAGCAACCACGTCGCGCGAGTTAACGCCTGCGCTAGCACATCGTGTGCGCCTGAGGAGTGGAATAGCGAGACAACAAAGTTATTCGACAGCAATTTTCCATGACTTTTTGAACAACCTCTTTAAGTGAAGATACACTGAAAAAGAAGGTAGGTAGGTGTCAAATGACAAATGAAAGCAAACCTGTTTATGGGGGGCAAGCAGTGATTGAGGGCGTTATGTTTGGCGGGAAAAACCATTACGTAACAGCAATCAGACGAAATGATCAAACATTGGATTATTTTCATCTTCCAAGAAAACAGCAACCCATTTTATCATTCTTCAAAAAGATTCCTTTTTTAAGAGGGATTGTTGCCATATTAGAAGCTAGTGCAAATGGGTCGAAGCACTTAAATTTCTCATCAGAGCGTTATGATGTGGACCCAAGTGAAGATTCAACGATTGAAGAGAACCAGCAACAATCAAAGTTAACATTGATTTTAGGTATTGCCGTTGTTGGAATTTTATCGTTCATATTTGGGAAAGTCATATTCACTTTAGTACCTGTTTTTTTTAGCGGAACTCTTTAAGCCTATTTTCCCAAGTGATTCAGCACAAGTCTTTATTGAAAGTCTGTTTAAACTTTGTTTACTTTTGGGCTATATTTACGCGATTTCTTTTACACCTTTGATTAAACGCGTCTTTCAATATCATGGTGCCGAACATAAAGTGATTAATACTTATGAAAATAATCTTTCTCTAACTGTTGAGAATGTTCAAAAACAAACAAGGCTTCATTATCGATGTGGGAGTAGTTTTATTTTATTTACAGTGATTGTTGGGTTCTTTATCTATTTACTCGTACCAACCGATCCTCTTTGGCTTCGGGTTGTGAATAGATTGGCTTTAATTCCTATTGTTTTAGGCGTCTCATTTGAGGTTTTACAATGGACGAATAAATTGCGTGAGATTCCTTTTCTTAAGTTTCTTGGCTACCCAGGTTTATGGCTACAATTATTAACAACAAAAGAACCAAATGATGATCAAGTTGAAGTGGCGATTGCTAGTTTTAATGCATTACTTAAACTAGAAGAAAAATCTGCACAAGAACAAATTAACCTTAAAGATACACAAATTGGGTAGGATTTATTTAGAAAACGACATAAATTTGGTCTGAGAATGCTAGATTTTTAACTCTTTCAATAAAGCTGTTGGGTGGAGGTGGCTTACATTGAATAAAATAATAACCTATTGGATTTTTTTACTGATTATTTCTTTAGCAACCATTGGTTTGCTGTTTTCAATCCTGTATGATACGAAAAATTTTTTTAGTACACTATTAGTATGGATAATTGTGATTAGCATTATTTTCTTAGTGATCAGATTTATTATGAGCAAAAACAAAGGAACGGAATATCAATCCTTTGTTAAAGCTGCAAAAAAATCAAAAAAACGACATAATAAGAATAGACCTTCTGTTAAAAGAAGAGAATTTAACAAGAAGCTCAACTCCTGCCATTAGAAAACGTCGAGATCATAGTCATTTAACTGTCATCGAAGGGAAAAAAGGCAAGAAAAAAAATAAGGCTCTTTTTTAAAATGTGTAAAATCTAATATGTCCACCTTAAAAAGAAATCGGTTGTTTTTCGGTACCCTAAATTGATTAACACCGATTTTTTTTTCGTCTGTCAAATCAAATTCTGTTGTTAAAGAGTGATCCATTGGGATAAACACAATGTTCTGTTCATGCCTTCTTGATATATGCCTTGCGTCATGCGCGTCCTTCATTGTCGTAAATAAAGCTCCAAACATCTCAAAAGCATTAGTAATTTTATTTCCTGGCATTTCTTCTGAATTTTGACTAAGTTTAATACCTAAAACAGGTCGCTGCCTCTTTTCTTCATCGAAAAGCCATATTGGAAAATTACTTAACACACCGCCGTCCACAATAATATGTTCTTCTCCTTTATTGACTAGTTTTACCGGACGAAAGAAGTAAGGTAAACTACAACTCATTCGAACAGCCCTAGCAACAGAAAATTGATTTGGATTCAGACCATAGCTTGATAAGTCATCAGGAAAAACGACTAAATTCCCTCTCGTTAAATCTGATGCAATTATTTTCAAACGATTGTGAGGCAAGTCAGCAAAAGTATAAATTCCTTTTTTATTTAAGCAAACACGAAGCCATTTTTCTAGCTCTTCTCCCTTATACAAGCCCAATTTCCAATAAAACAGCAGCCATTTCGTAAATCGAAGAGGCCAAATTTTGTGATGTCCATTTAAAAAATTCTCCACTACAATATCTTCCATTAATTTCTCTATTTCTATGCTTGAATAACCTGCAGCAATAAATGAGGAGATAATTGATCCTGCACTCGTTCCAGCTAACCTAACATATCGAAACCCCTGCTCTTCAACAGCTTTAAGAGCTCCAATTAAAGCAAATCCCTTGATGCCTCCTCCCGAAAAAACACCATCAATGTCCATTGAAATCCCCCCATACGTTACTTAACACTATTTTAAGTAAAGGTTATAGGAAAAAGACCTTTTTCACACGAAAAAAGATGAACATCTTGGAAATCAAGTCTGTCCACCTTTTTAATATCTGCATCACTAATATTTATTCTTTCTCATTTCTTGTTTGAACTTCTTTAAGGGAATTCACTCTCTGGTCATCTTCTTCAAAATAATCTACGAGATCTCCAATTCGTGCGATGGCATCCCAACTAATATGATGCTCAATTCCTTCCACATCATTATAAATTTTGTCCTCTTGCACACCAATGATTCTCATAAACTTTTCTAACAACTCATGGCGATATACAAGACGTTCACCAATCTTTTTCCCCTTTGCTGACAAGGCTAATCCTCTATATCGTTCATAATTAAGATAGTCATCTTTATCTAGTTTTTGAACCATTTTTGTAACGGAGGAGGGATGTACAGACAAAGCATCTGCAATGTCCGATACACGGGCGTATCCTTTATCCTGAATGAGTAAATAAATTTGTTCTATATAATCCTCCATGCTCGGTGTTGGCATGTAATTCCCTCCCATAAAGGTATTGTTCATCATTAACTGTTATGCAAGGTAAGCTAGTTAACCTTCATTTATGTATAAATATTTGTTAACCTTTCAATCTATTCATTATGTAGTTTTAAGAGGTTGTTCAAAAAGTCCTGAAAAAATGTCGGTTGAATAACTTTGTTGGATTGCTTTTACGTTCCTTCGACGCACACGATGTGCTAGCGCAGGCGTTAACCAAACGACGTGGTTGCTTTTAGCCTGTGTTCCGTCATCTGTACGTACACTGTGGTGCTTCGATGCCCAGGACGGGCTAGCGCAGGCGTTAACCACAGGACGTGACTGAACTTAGCCTGCGTTCCTTTAAGGAGTCGCCTCGTTCTTCTCGGCTCTTTTTCCCTACTTTTTGAACACACACTTTAAGTAATTGTATTTATTTTTTGTTGAGTCATAAAAGCTGGAAAGCGCTTTTAGTCAACCAACTAAAGTTTACACTACATCAAATAGCAAAGCAAGTTGTTATTGATGATCCTTCTTTTACATGGAAAAGGAATCGAGATGGCTCGATTCCTTTCAATAATTATCACAGTCCACATTTAAGCTGAGCGCCACACTTCACACATGTGTTGCAACCACCAACTTCTTCTACCGTTCCTTTGCGACAAACAGGACAAGTGTTCCCTACTTCATTTCCAATCAATACATTTGTAGAACGTACATCTTGCACCGTGTTCATTAAGACCACTTTTTCTGTTTTTTTGTCAAACACCATTTCATCCATCGTATTTTCTTCTGCCTTAAGCGTTAAAACTTGTGAATCACGACTACCATCAACGTAGACTGTCCCGCCTTTGGCACCGCCTTTATACAAACGTTCATAAACCTTCTCAACTTGTTCTACTGAATAACCTCTAGGCGCATTAACCGTTTTACTAATGGAGCTGTCAATCCACCTTTGAATCACACATTGAACATCTGCATGAGCTTCGGGAGATAAATCCATTGAGGATATAAACCAATGTGGTAAGTTTTCTGGATCAACCTCTCTGTTAGCAGATAAATATTCTTGTACTATATCCGCTTTTACTTCAATAAACTTTCCTAAACGACCGCTCCGATAATAAGAGAAAGAAAAATATGGTTCTAATCCAGTCGAGACACCAACCATTGTTCCAGTTGAACCTGTCGGCGCAACAGTTAGGAGATGTGAGTTACGAATTCCATGCTCCAAAATTTGTTCTCTGATTGCATGAGGCATTTTTTGCATATAACCCGATTCAGTAAAAGCGGTTCTCAAACGAGCCGTTTCTTCATCGCTCTTACCTACTAAAAATGGAAAGCTCCCTTTTTCCTTCGCCAATTCAACTGAAGCTTGATAAGCTGTTGTCGCAATCGTTTCAAATACTTGGTCAATTAATTGGTTTCCTTCTTCTGAACCATACTCTGTTTCACAATATATGAGGAGATCATGTAACCCCATAACACCAAGACCTAGCCTTCTTTCTCCTAAAGCTTGTTGTTTATTTTCTTCTAGAAAGTAAGGAGTGGCATCAATAACGTTATCTTGAAGTCTTACTCCAACTGAAACCGTCTCTTTTAGTTTTTCAAAATCCACTTTTTTATTTTGTTTATCCGCCATTTCAGCCAAGTTAATCGCTGCGAGGTTGCACACAGAAAATGGCGCTAGAGGTTGTTCACCGCATGGATTAGTTGCTACAACTTTTTGTCCATAACTTTTAGCATTCGTCATTTCATTTGCATTGTCAATAAAGAAAATACCTGGTTCAGCAGAATAAGTGGCGCAAATGTTAATTAAATTCCAAAGCTCTTTTGCTTTAATTTCACGATACGTGCGAAT
This portion of the Bacillus carboniphilus genome encodes:
- the proC gene encoding pyrroline-5-carboxylate reductase; protein product: MKKTKILFCGAGRMATAIISRLYMNTSFEIVVTNRTDKERLDWLEKEYNVQSVSHWKEAIHDSDVIILAIPPDIHNEVLSEMNSYINGQLIVTVAGGFGVKALEKALPEKTPAAWVMPNTAAKLGESITLYTCGDDVSLKERKILKDILSSIGEYEEFSEEQVKNLTAITGSAPAFVYYFAEALVESAMSYGVEKDKAEKLVAQMIHGSSLMLKKELNPVMLRDQVSSPGGSTSAGIDSLQNDLYKSIVHRAITETTRKAKKIDKDEK
- a CDS encoding endonuclease/exonuclease/phosphatase family protein; amino-acid sequence: MIQKGFNLNFLTWNLYLGANIVPLFFPPPTKEELPKITEEVYRQFSATNFPVRARAIAKQIKEINPDIIGLQEVAIWTLSPPQGTKASKVVTDFLNILLCTLKKR
- a CDS encoding M24 family metallopeptidase, translated to MKLERLRTRLDELEVEGLLITNSYNCQYMTGFTGSSGVAIITKNHAAFITDFRYMEQATEQVKGYEIIEHKQSLIKEVAKFIGKTGIKKLGFEQDSLNYATYSAYKEEMEDIQFAPVSKAVEKLRLIKSEAEIKILKEAVQIADDAFDHILSYIKPGVKETDVSNELEFFMRKNGAVSSSFDKIVASGHRSALPHGVASDKTIQSGEFVTLDFGAYYKGYCSDITRTVAVGEPNEKLREIYDVVLNAQLKGMQEIKPGLTGKQADAITRDYITEMGYGDYFGHSTGHGLGMEVHEGPGLSSRSDEELVPGMVVTVEPGIYIPGIGGVRIEDDTVITESGNESLSHSPKELIIL
- the aroQ gene encoding type II 3-dehydroquinate dehydratase produces the protein MSEFLVINGPNLNRLGVREPNHYGAKTLIDLEKELRQFAKSNQCQIAFFQSNVEGILIDKIHESEELFDGVVINPGAYTHYSIAIRDAIASISIPVIEVHLSNIHAREEFRHQSVTAPVTVGQIIGLGFYGYKLAVLALKNRIGGVNK
- a CDS encoding YqhR family membrane protein, whose translation is MTNQQEVQKSREKGKQEGQLEQNKQEPPLSFVSRVMITGFFGGVFWSFLAYVAHIFNFTSIGPNMILIPFAVGDWKYETLGHLLGILAIGLVSILVALLYYVTLKRFQSIWVGAMYGLVLWGFVFIVLKPLFPDMEPITKIGINTNVTTICTYLLFGVFVGYSISFEANEIQNHQGKEVEQ
- a CDS encoding SA1362 family protein → MNKIITYWIFLLIISLATIGLLFSILYDTKNFFSTLLVWIIVISIIFLVIRFIMSKNKGTEYQSFVKAAKKSKKRHNKNRPSVKRREFNKKLNSCH
- the mntR gene encoding transcriptional regulator MntR, with the translated sequence MPTPSMEDYIEQIYLLIQDKGYARVSDIADALSVHPSSVTKMVQKLDKDDYLNYERYRGLALSAKGKKIGERLVYRHELLEKFMRIIGVQEDKIYNDVEGIEHHISWDAIARIGDLVDYFEEDDQRVNSLKEVQTRNEKE
- a CDS encoding vitamin B12-dependent ribonucleotide reductase, giving the protein MAVKEIIKNTIDVNKLNKDIRQFSQVHPIEEDMKITHSGVSRLVMIDRYSFKDTEKLTLTSGDFVVLTIKEDPKFPARGLGIIQAIDWLEKTATVLVEEEFRHSLDTQEEIETGIIKRSLNVIEKPLEIFYEQIARRNATGLAAVENTEEKKNEWYEKFYQQLKNKNFIPAGRVLYGAGTGTDVTYFNCYVMPYIQDSREGISEHRKKVMEIMSRGGGVGTNGSTLRPRNTLAKGVNGKSSGSVSWLDDIAKLTHLVEQGGSRRGAQMIMLTDWHPDIIEFIISKMQNPKILRFLVESTNDDQIKKAAQDKLKFTPLKEQERDMYQGIVNFKAVPGQGGFTEQVIAEAESMLREGGKYSVHQEDFLTGANISICLTKEFMQAVENDDMYKLRFPDVEKYTKEEMKDYNEKWHEVGDVREWEGMGYAIRTYREIKAKELWNLINICATYSAEPGIFFIDNANEMTNAKSYGQKVVATNPCGEQPLAPFSVCNLAAINLAEMADKQNKKVDFEKLKETVSVGVRLQDNVIDATPYFLEENKQQALGERRLGLGVMGLHDLLIYCETEYGSEEGNQLIDQVFETIATTAYQASVELAKEKGSFPFLVGKSDEETARLRTAFTESGYMQKMPHAIREQILEHGIRNSHLLTVAPTGSTGTMVGVSTGLEPYFSFSYYRSGRLGKFIEVKADIVQEYLSANREVDPENLPHWFISSMDLSPEAHADVQCVIQRWIDSSISKTVNAPRGYSVEQVEKVYERLYKGGAKGGTVYVDGSRDSQVLTLKAEENTMDEMVFDKKTEKVVLMNTVQDVRSTNVLIGNEVGNTCPVCRKGTVEEVGGCNTCVKCGAQLKCGL